Proteins co-encoded in one Pseudomonas fluorescens genomic window:
- a CDS encoding DMT family transporter: MNAYVYLAIAICAEVIATVSMKAVKGISTPLPLVLVIVGYAIAFWMLTLVVRSVPVGVAYAVWAGMGIVMVSVAALFIYGQKLDVPAMLGMALIVLGVVVIQLFSKTAGH; this comes from the coding sequence ATGAACGCTTACGTCTATCTGGCCATTGCCATTTGCGCCGAAGTGATCGCCACCGTTTCGATGAAAGCCGTCAAAGGCATCAGCACGCCTCTGCCCTTGGTGCTGGTCATCGTCGGCTACGCCATCGCGTTCTGGATGCTGACCCTGGTGGTGCGCAGCGTGCCGGTGGGCGTGGCCTACGCGGTATGGGCCGGCATGGGCATCGTGATGGTCAGCGTGGCGGCGCTGTTCATCTATGGGCAGAAGCTGGACGTGCCGGCGATGCTTGGCATGGCGCTGATCGTGCTCGGAGTGGTGGTGATTCAGCTGTTCTCGAAAACCGCAGGCCATTAA
- a CDS encoding aldo/keto reductase — protein MSLPTLHDLHRPLGSTGLLVSPLGLGTVKLGRDQGVKYPNGFQIPDDDAARMLLKQARELGINLIDTAPAYGRSEERLGPLLRGQRQDWVIVSKVGEEFVDGQSTHDFSAAHTRMSVERSLQRLETDFIDLVLVHSDGNDLAILNDSEVYATLAALKAEGKIRGFGFSGKTVDGGLKALEQGDCAMVTYNLNEQNEKAVIDYAAAHGKAILVKKALASGHVCLSPGVDPVRASFELLFAGPGVTSAIVGTINPLHLAHNVATVAQVLRGH, from the coding sequence ATGAGCCTGCCGACCCTGCACGATTTGCATCGCCCGCTGGGCAGCACCGGCCTGCTGGTTTCGCCGTTGGGCCTGGGCACCGTCAAACTCGGTCGCGACCAGGGCGTGAAATACCCCAACGGCTTCCAGATCCCCGATGACGACGCCGCGCGCATGCTGCTCAAGCAGGCGCGGGAACTGGGGATCAACCTGATCGACACTGCGCCGGCCTATGGCCGCAGCGAAGAGCGTCTCGGCCCGCTGCTGCGCGGCCAGCGTCAGGATTGGGTGATCGTCAGCAAGGTCGGCGAAGAATTTGTCGACGGCCAGTCAACCCACGACTTCAGCGCCGCTCACACGCGAATGTCGGTGGAGCGCAGCCTGCAACGTCTTGAAACCGATTTTATCGACCTGGTGCTGGTGCACTCCGATGGCAACGACCTGGCGATTCTCAATGACAGCGAAGTCTATGCAACCCTCGCGGCGCTCAAGGCCGAAGGCAAGATTCGCGGCTTCGGTTTCTCCGGCAAGACCGTCGACGGCGGCCTCAAAGCACTGGAGCAAGGCGACTGCGCGATGGTCACCTACAATCTGAACGAACAAAACGAGAAGGCGGTCATTGACTATGCTGCTGCCCACGGCAAAGCCATTCTGGTGAAGAAGGCGCTGGCCAGTGGTCATGTGTGCCTGAGCCCCGGCGTGGATCCGGTGCGCGCCAGCTTCGAGTTGCTGTTCGCCGGGCCTGGCGTAACCAGCGCCATTGTCGGAACAATCAATCCGCTGCACCTCGCCCATAACGTTGCGACCGTTGCCCAGGTCCTTCGTGGTCACTGA
- a CDS encoding NAD(P)/FAD-dependent oxidoreductase: MPSPISTDVLIVGAGVAGLWLNARLRRQGFSTVLVESASLGGGQSVKSQGIIHGGAKYALHGALTGASEAIADMPRRWREALAGNGELDLTGVRLLSEAHYLWSPGTLAGNLTSFFASKAVRGRVDQVKGDQLPPALQDKRFKGKVYRLAELVVDVPSVIQRLADLAGDGLLAGQNIEPLLQSGVLVGLKVDGREIRAQRIVLSAGAGTAALLETLGLTQPAMQRRPLHMILAKGPGLKPLYAHCLGGGTKPRITVTTHPAADGQWVWYMGGDIAESEGVAREPAEQIATAQKEIGQLLPWIDLSNVQWATLRVDRAEPLQTGLTRPDNAFLAEEGRLLVGWPTKLALAPDFADRVIASLERDGIQPSHPAPLPELPKPPMGVPAWEQLLP; encoded by the coding sequence ATGCCATCTCCCATTTCCACCGACGTGCTGATTGTCGGCGCAGGTGTCGCCGGCCTCTGGCTGAACGCGCGCCTGCGTCGCCAGGGTTTTTCGACCGTGCTGGTGGAAAGCGCCAGCCTCGGCGGCGGACAGAGCGTGAAGTCCCAAGGCATCATTCACGGCGGCGCCAAGTACGCGCTGCATGGCGCGCTGACCGGGGCCTCGGAAGCCATCGCCGACATGCCACGCCGCTGGCGCGAAGCCTTGGCCGGCAACGGTGAACTGGATCTGACCGGCGTGCGCCTGCTGTCCGAAGCTCATTACCTGTGGTCGCCGGGCACCCTCGCGGGCAACCTCACCAGTTTCTTCGCCAGCAAAGCGGTGCGCGGCCGGGTCGATCAGGTCAAGGGCGACCAATTGCCGCCAGCGCTGCAGGACAAGCGTTTCAAGGGCAAGGTCTACCGCCTCGCCGAGCTGGTGGTCGACGTGCCAAGCGTGATCCAGCGCCTGGCTGATCTCGCCGGTGACGGTCTGCTGGCCGGTCAGAACATCGAGCCATTGCTGCAAAGCGGTGTATTGGTCGGCCTGAAGGTCGACGGTCGCGAGATCCGCGCCCAGCGCATCGTCCTCAGCGCCGGTGCCGGTACTGCGGCGCTGCTGGAAACCCTCGGTCTGACGCAACCGGCCATGCAACGCCGGCCGCTGCACATGATCCTCGCCAAGGGCCCGGGGCTGAAGCCGCTCTATGCGCACTGCCTGGGCGGTGGCACCAAGCCGCGAATCACCGTGACCACACATCCGGCCGCCGACGGCCAGTGGGTCTGGTACATGGGCGGCGACATTGCCGAATCCGAAGGCGTGGCCCGTGAGCCCGCCGAACAGATCGCCACCGCGCAAAAAGAAATCGGCCAGTTGTTGCCGTGGATCGACCTGAGCAACGTGCAATGGGCCACCCTGCGCGTCGACCGCGCCGAACCGCTGCAAACCGGACTGACCCGCCCGGACAATGCGTTCCTCGCCGAAGAAGGTCGTCTGCTGGTCGGCTGGCCTACCAAACTGGCCCTGGCGCCGGACTTTGCCGACCGGGTGATCGCGTCCCTCGAACGCGACGGCATCCAGCCAAGCCACCCGGCTCCGCTGCCCGAGTTGCCGAAACCTCCGATGGGCGTTCCGGCCTGGGAGCAACTGCTGCCATGA
- a CDS encoding metal ABC transporter ATPase, with protein MPRTLIRKNPSNFKTLPLFVEATPEGLTYQSVGMPLNFAQTLQRRKPVSVADAERFALELANLGVSVRLTLHWQNRDYWVLVRQRRQDRGDVVLKLISGYVPAHELNIPLHTAIQEIAEECLLETPEGWLGGRFNDTWLPAPYASALHYREALPFRLTPLSGSARPVRCANLQLLERPRAYVHLPTASLQLIYDLRLDVPKEAKNLSLFHVDERLEGDQLVARLDRKRPDLYLMPLQDGGPLPELYTLKKGQLSPAGTRGLYLAESFARQDGWLVRDERIRWKDWLRQQGLTPPSKDTGLARLRGKAKQLLKKIVPRKKVNS; from the coding sequence ATGCCGCGCACGCTCATCAGAAAGAACCCGAGCAACTTCAAGACACTGCCGCTGTTCGTCGAAGCGACGCCCGAAGGCCTGACGTATCAGAGCGTCGGCATGCCGCTGAATTTCGCCCAGACCCTGCAGCGGCGCAAACCGGTCAGCGTGGCCGACGCCGAACGCTTTGCGCTGGAACTGGCCAATCTCGGCGTCTCGGTGCGCCTGACCCTGCACTGGCAGAATCGCGATTACTGGGTGCTGGTGCGCCAGCGGCGGCAGGATCGTGGTGACGTCGTCCTCAAACTGATTTCCGGCTACGTGCCGGCGCACGAATTGAATATCCCGTTGCACACGGCGATCCAGGAGATCGCCGAAGAATGCCTGCTGGAAACTCCGGAAGGCTGGCTCGGCGGGCGCTTCAACGACACCTGGCTGCCGGCGCCGTACGCATCGGCGCTGCATTATCGCGAGGCCCTGCCCTTTCGCCTGACGCCGCTGTCCGGTTCGGCGCGGCCGGTACGTTGCGCCAATCTGCAATTGCTCGAACGGCCACGCGCCTACGTGCACTTGCCGACCGCGTCTCTGCAATTGATCTACGACCTGCGACTGGACGTGCCCAAGGAAGCCAAGAACCTGAGCCTGTTCCATGTCGACGAACGACTTGAGGGCGATCAACTCGTCGCCCGGCTCGACCGCAAGCGCCCCGATCTGTACTTGATGCCACTACAGGACGGCGGACCGCTCCCCGAGCTGTATACGCTGAAGAAAGGTCAGTTGTCCCCGGCCGGCACCCGAGGTCTGTATCTGGCGGAAAGCTTCGCCAGACAGGACGGCTGGCTGGTGCGCGATGAGCGGATTCGCTGGAAAGACTGGCTGCGTCAGCAGGGTTTGACGCCGCCGTCCAAGGACACGGGGCTGGCGCGGTTGCGCGGCAAGGCGAAGCAACTGCTGAAGAAGATCGTGCCGCGCAAGAAAGTGAACTCCTGA